Proteins encoded by one window of Dyella humicola:
- a CDS encoding PqiC family protein, which yields MIRLGYRHLTTVAALTLVLAACGSAPTTRFYTLVAPAATEVAPSSASAGAAFQFEMLPVSVPAQVDQPPLVVRQGDQSVAVLQGERWIAPLGDEVRGALSADLARDFNAQDVSGLPAGSKPVMRIKLDVRRFDSMPGSYALIDAAWSVRPLKGGEPLACTSRISEPVGSGFDALVQGHQRAIARLAGQIGAAAGALAAGNKPVCPPG from the coding sequence ATGATTCGTTTGGGATATCGGCACCTGACGACAGTCGCCGCGCTGACGCTGGTGCTTGCTGCATGCGGCTCGGCGCCGACCACGCGTTTCTACACCCTGGTAGCGCCGGCTGCCACCGAGGTGGCCCCGTCCAGTGCTTCGGCCGGCGCGGCGTTCCAGTTTGAAATGTTGCCGGTGTCGGTGCCGGCCCAGGTCGACCAGCCCCCCTTGGTGGTGCGCCAGGGTGACCAGAGTGTGGCGGTGCTGCAGGGCGAACGCTGGATCGCGCCGCTGGGCGACGAGGTGCGTGGCGCGTTGTCAGCCGACCTCGCGCGCGACTTCAACGCGCAGGACGTGAGCGGCCTGCCGGCCGGCAGCAAGCCGGTCATGCGGATCAAGCTGGACGTGCGCCGGTTCGACTCGATGCCAGGGAGCTATGCCCTGATCGACGCTGCCTGGAGCGTGCGTCCGCTCAAGGGTGGCGAACCGCTGGCCTGCACCAGCCGCATCAGCGAGCCGGTAGGTAGCGGCTTTGACGCCCTGGTGCAGGGCCATCAGCGGGCCATTGCCCGTTTGGCTGGCCAGATTGGCGCGGCAGCGGGGGCGCTGGCGGCCGGCAACAAGCCGGTTTGCCCGCCCGGCTGA